In the Cryptococcus neoformans var. neoformans JEC21 chromosome 1, complete sequence genome, one interval contains:
- a CDS encoding C-5 sterol desaturase, putative: MDIILEYSDEYVLDKVYNFLLPHPPVPSSLTSINATALSESYSGSTTYHPSIEPASLLPRDSIIRQSISLFTVALLGAYALYFIFCSLSYYYVYDRRLEHHPKFLKDQKRKEIISSVVSAPWIALMTVPWFVAEVRGHSMLYESVADYGWGYTALSVFMFLLFTDFGIYWVHRIEHHPAIYKHIHKPHHKWIVPTPYAALAFHPLDGYAQSLPYHIFPFCFPLHKYVYLGLFVFVQFWTILIHDGDMITGHILERYINGPAHHTLHHLYFTCNYGQYFTWADQYFDSYRDPAPHLDPIHDSLKMMRKKGLIDEAGNAIPQAREGKKEQ, from the exons ATGGACATCATCCTCGAATACTCTGATGAATACGTTCTTGACAAAGTCTATaatttcctcctcccccatcCCCCGGTTCCCTCATCTCTCACATCGATAAACGCCACTGCTCTTTCGGAATCCTATTCTGGCTCAACGACCTACCACCCTTCTATCGAACCtgcctcccttctccctcgcGACTCTATCATTCGCCAGTCGATATCCCTTTTCACCGTCGCTCTTCTCGGCGCCTATGCCCTCTacttcatcttctgctCACTATCATACTACTATGTGTACGATAGAAGGCTAGAACATCACCCGAAATTCCTTAAAGaccagaagaggaaagaaatcATATCGTCCGTTGTTTCGGCACCGTGGATAGCGTTGATGACCGTGCCGTGGTTCGTCGCTGAGGTGAGAGGGCATAGCATGCTGTATGAGAGCGTGGCAGACTATGGGTGGGGCTACACGGCGTTGAGCGTGTTTATGTTCTTGTTGTTTACGGACTTTGGGATTTACTGGGTGCACCGAATTGAACACCATCCGGCGATCTACAAGCACATCCACAAGCCACATCACAAGTGGATCG TACCCACCCCGTACGCTGCGCTCGCCTTTCACCCCCTAGACGGCTACGCCCAGTCCCTTCCTTACCA TATCTTCCCATTCTGCTTCCCTCTCCACAAATATGTCTACCTGggcctcttcgtctttgtCCAGTTCTGGACTATCCTCATCCACGATGGCGATATGATCACCGGCCACATATTGGAGAGGTACATCAACGGTCCCGCCCACCATACCTTGCATCACTTATATTTCACTTGCAATTATGGACAG TACTTTACTTGGGCAGACCAGTATTTTGACTCATATCGTGACCCCGCTCCTCATCTGGACCCTATCCATGACAGTTTGAaaatgatgagaaagaagggacTGATAGATGAAGCTGGGAACGCTATCCCCCAGGCtagagaagggaagaaggaacaatGA